One segment of candidate division KSB1 bacterium DNA contains the following:
- a CDS encoding electron transfer flavoprotein subunit beta/FixA family protein, which translates to MNIVVVVKQVPDTEAAVRPDASAPWRINESGIKFIVNPYDEFAVEEAIRIKEAKGGHILVVTVGPPRADEALRTCVAMGADDAMRIDDTQHRELDALSCAQLLSKAIAQTPFDLILCGKQAIDDDLGAVGTFIAEFLGLPHVAVVTKLEVADGKAICRKEIDGGTQKVEVQFPAVITAQKGLNEPRYPALRGLMLAKKKEIKVLTPAMLGVAEEELKPLSRVQNLEAPPARGKGKILQGEPESTAVELVRLLREEAKVI; encoded by the coding sequence ATGAACATCGTAGTCGTGGTCAAGCAGGTGCCGGACACGGAGGCCGCGGTGAGGCCCGATGCAAGCGCACCGTGGCGCATCAATGAATCGGGGATCAAGTTCATTGTCAATCCCTACGACGAGTTTGCCGTAGAGGAGGCCATCCGCATCAAGGAAGCCAAGGGTGGCCACATACTGGTCGTGACCGTGGGCCCGCCCCGGGCAGATGAGGCGCTGCGGACATGTGTGGCCATGGGCGCCGACGACGCCATGCGCATCGACGACACGCAGCATCGTGAGCTTGATGCCCTCAGCTGCGCGCAGCTTCTGAGCAAGGCCATCGCCCAAACTCCTTTTGACCTCATCCTCTGTGGCAAGCAGGCTATCGACGACGATCTCGGCGCAGTAGGAACATTCATCGCTGAGTTTCTCGGCCTGCCACATGTGGCGGTCGTCACCAAGTTGGAGGTGGCCGACGGCAAGGCCATCTGCCGCAAGGAAATCGACGGCGGCACGCAAAAGGTGGAGGTCCAGTTCCCAGCAGTCATCACCGCGCAGAAAGGCCTTAACGAACCCCGCTATCCGGCCCTCCGCGGCCTGATGTTGGCGAAGAAGAAGGAAATCAAGGTCCTCACCCCGGCTATGCTGGGCGTGGCAGAGGAGGAGCTCAAACCTCTTTCCCGCGTCCAAAACCTGGAAGCCCCTCCAGCGCGCGGCAAGGGGAAGATCTTGCAGGGAGAACCTGAATCCACGGCTGTGGAGCTGGTGCGGCTCCTGCGAGAAGAAGCGAAAGTCATATGA
- a CDS encoding VanZ family protein, which produces MRKPTPQQLAALGWALLIFVLSSIPKLPTIPAGFRAIDKVAHFVEYFIFGILLAGAFAHSSEHRMARRTMFSAGFLGLTYAILDEIHQKFVPGRFAAAEDVVADALGLGVSLVVYHWWHQRYSRPTAIPKPSSDEALRSPQLGPSTGGEHAANMR; this is translated from the coding sequence GTGAGAAAGCCCACCCCGCAGCAGTTGGCGGCACTCGGATGGGCACTGCTCATTTTCGTGCTCTCGTCCATCCCCAAGCTGCCGACTATTCCGGCAGGCTTCCGGGCCATTGACAAGGTGGCCCATTTTGTCGAGTATTTCATCTTCGGGATTCTGCTGGCCGGGGCCTTCGCCCATTCGTCTGAGCACCGAATGGCGCGGCGGACCATGTTCAGCGCAGGCTTCCTTGGACTAACCTATGCCATTCTCGACGAAATACACCAAAAGTTTGTCCCCGGGAGGTTCGCGGCCGCAGAAGATGTGGTCGCCGATGCACTGGGACTGGGTGTCTCGCTTGTGGTCTACCATTGGTGGCACCAAAGATACTCCAGGCCGACAGCGATTCCCAAACCATCGTCAGACGAAGCTCTCCGTTCTCCACAATTGGGACCTTCGACCGGTGGTGAGCACGCTGCGAACATGCGCTGA
- a CDS encoding carbohydrate kinase family protein has protein sequence MNAARDPIGSERIYDVIAAGHICLDIIPAFPDTKTQDIGLLLRPGKLVNVGPAAISTGGPVSNTGLAMKKLGLRVAFMAKVGDDDFGYLIRERLRRVDGEMGISVARGEASSYTVALAPPGIDRIFLHNPGTNDTFGAEDVDFEVVEKAKVFHLGYPPLMRRLFNDGGSELVEIFRRAQEAGAITSLDMSLPDPASESGRAPWREILERLLPYVDLFLPSVSEAYYMWAPERFLADKDRAAGGDIVEALGARTYSELGEAFLAMGARVVMLKAAANGTYLRTGRVGKLGDATIGVPRDPEQWSEREIWCPSFHVPRIASATGSGDSAIAGFLAAFIRGFDPVTVLKYANCLGYQNLHALDALSGIRTWEETTALLQSRQLRMNPLNIDEPGWHWEQAQGVWLGPADQSRG, from the coding sequence ATGAATGCAGCACGTGACCCCATAGGCTCGGAGAGAATCTACGATGTGATCGCTGCCGGGCACATCTGCCTGGACATCATCCCGGCATTTCCCGATACCAAGACACAGGACATCGGCCTGTTGCTTCGGCCCGGCAAGCTGGTGAATGTGGGTCCAGCCGCGATCAGCACCGGTGGGCCGGTCTCGAACACAGGCCTGGCGATGAAGAAGCTGGGCTTGAGAGTAGCCTTTATGGCTAAGGTGGGCGACGACGATTTCGGCTACCTGATCCGAGAGAGGCTCCGACGCGTAGACGGGGAAATGGGGATCTCGGTTGCGCGCGGCGAGGCTTCCTCTTACACGGTGGCCTTAGCCCCCCCAGGCATCGACCGGATCTTCTTGCATAACCCCGGCACCAACGACACTTTCGGTGCCGAGGATGTGGACTTTGAGGTTGTGGAAAAGGCAAAGGTCTTTCACCTCGGGTATCCACCTCTCATGCGGCGGTTGTTCAACGATGGCGGCAGCGAATTGGTGGAGATTTTCCGCCGCGCCCAGGAGGCGGGCGCCATCACCTCGCTCGACATGTCCCTGCCGGATCCGGCCAGCGAATCCGGGCGAGCCCCGTGGCGGGAGATCTTGGAGCGCCTGCTCCCCTATGTCGACCTCTTTCTCCCCAGCGTGAGCGAGGCTTACTACATGTGGGCGCCAGAGAGATTCCTGGCTGACAAGGATCGTGCCGCGGGTGGTGACATTGTGGAGGCACTGGGCGCGCGCACCTACTCGGAGCTGGGTGAGGCGTTCTTGGCTATGGGCGCCCGCGTGGTGATGCTCAAGGCGGCGGCTAATGGAACCTATCTGCGCACCGGGCGTGTGGGTAAACTCGGCGACGCGACAATAGGCGTGCCTCGCGACCCGGAGCAGTGGAGCGAGCGCGAGATCTGGTGTCCCTCGTTCCACGTGCCGCGGATTGCCAGCGCTACCGGTTCGGGGGACTCTGCAATTGCCGGATTTCTGGCCGCCTTCATCCGTGGGTTCGATCCGGTCACTGTGCTCAAGTACGCTAACTGTTTGGGGTATCAGAACCTTCACGCGCTCGACGCGCTGAGCGGCATTCGTACTTGGGAGGAGACGACCGCACTTCTGCAGAGCCGGCAGCTGCGCATGAATCCACTGAACATCGATGAGCCCGGGTGGCACTGGGAACAGGCGCAAGGGGTGTGGTTAGGACCAGCAGATCAGAGCAGAGGGTAA
- a CDS encoding alpha-amylase family glycosyl hydrolase — translation MVVGSRQTVPQPLVTKCLTQVLMALCALWVSWAVVMGEENMEREGRAILWAKIQRIDTIEFALSGEAQPLQRQDVELAPAAKIKRLTNQGSFYVLQTAPLDLTRTYTLHVRGVGKRELQPDGVLDQFFSDKPLGCTVETDRAVFRLFAPRAREVTLLLFERYDAEQGREYPMRRDRQGVWETVVRQNCVGLYYAYRVVGPQSPTEMFDPTRHVVDPYAKAVVTLNHFRHPGKALILGQEDFDWEGDTWVRIAPRDLIIYELHVRDMTAHPSSGVPENLRGTYLGLIHSGATGGIDYIKSLGVNAVELLPVHEFANMEPPYKDASVLPVNTWNPYARNHWGYMTSCFFAPESYYATESTMEPGKYCGVDGRQVRELKELVKAFHKAGIAVLLDVVYNHVAQYEWNSFKLIDKKYYFRLDNDQNFTSQSWCGNDFKTERPMARRLILESVKYWMTEYHIDGFRFDLAALIDWETCERIVKEARRINPHAIFIAEAWGGGKYELAGFSDRGWASWNDQIRNGVKGQNPYDGLGFIFGKWQGGNNLRSMQNYVLGTLRSEGGLFLDPAHSVNYLESHDDHTFGDFVRIGNGDIRDEDVVLDVDAHVRLTERQMRLNKLGALFLFTAQGPVMIAEGQEFARSKVIAQCNVPDVRCGTIDHNSYNKDDETNYLNYRHAEINRELVDYYRGLIALRKSHLSFRRANKEHIHFFPGPLVFSFGFTIDGCRLGDSHDFAVLLNADPQQEATMGLPDGQWEVVVDDRRAGVEPLAGPVHGQVRVPPTSGMVLRRVVAQ, via the coding sequence ATGGTGGTCGGCAGTCGACAAACTGTTCCCCAACCGTTGGTGACCAAGTGCCTCACGCAGGTGCTTATGGCGCTGTGTGCGCTTTGGGTGAGTTGGGCGGTGGTCATGGGAGAGGAGAACATGGAACGGGAAGGGAGAGCTATTCTCTGGGCCAAGATCCAGCGCATCGACACGATCGAGTTTGCCCTCAGTGGCGAAGCTCAGCCGCTGCAACGCCAGGACGTGGAACTCGCGCCGGCTGCAAAGATCAAGCGCCTCACCAATCAGGGCTCTTTCTATGTTCTTCAGACAGCGCCCCTAGATCTGACAAGAACGTACACGCTGCACGTGCGGGGCGTAGGGAAACGAGAGCTGCAGCCCGATGGGGTCCTGGACCAATTCTTCTCTGACAAGCCGCTTGGGTGCACGGTGGAGACCGACCGTGCGGTGTTTCGCCTCTTCGCACCCCGCGCGCGAGAGGTTACGCTGCTTCTGTTTGAGCGCTACGATGCAGAGCAAGGCAGGGAATACCCCATGCGCCGCGACAGGCAAGGTGTGTGGGAAACCGTGGTGAGGCAAAACTGCGTGGGGTTGTACTATGCCTATCGCGTCGTCGGACCGCAGAGTCCCACGGAAATGTTCGACCCTACCCGCCACGTGGTTGACCCGTACGCCAAGGCGGTGGTGACGCTGAATCACTTCCGTCACCCCGGCAAAGCCCTGATCCTTGGCCAGGAGGATTTTGACTGGGAAGGGGACACGTGGGTAAGAATCGCCCCTCGTGACTTGATCATCTACGAACTGCACGTGCGCGATATGACAGCGCACCCCAGCTCTGGGGTGCCTGAGAATCTGCGGGGCACTTACCTGGGCCTCATCCATTCGGGCGCCACGGGGGGCATCGACTACATCAAGAGCCTTGGGGTGAACGCGGTGGAGTTGCTACCAGTTCACGAATTTGCCAACATGGAACCGCCATACAAGGACGCCTCGGTGCTCCCCGTCAACACGTGGAACCCCTACGCCCGCAACCATTGGGGTTACATGACGTCGTGCTTTTTTGCTCCGGAGTCCTACTATGCCACCGAATCCACAATGGAACCAGGGAAGTACTGCGGCGTAGACGGGCGACAGGTGCGGGAGCTGAAGGAGCTTGTCAAGGCATTTCATAAGGCAGGTATTGCGGTGCTTCTGGACGTAGTCTATAACCACGTGGCCCAATACGAGTGGAACTCTTTTAAGCTCATCGACAAGAAGTACTATTTCCGGCTTGACAACGACCAGAACTTTACCTCCCAAAGCTGGTGCGGCAACGATTTCAAGACCGAGCGCCCCATGGCGCGCCGGCTCATCCTGGAGAGTGTCAAGTACTGGATGACCGAGTATCACATCGATGGGTTCCGTTTTGACTTGGCGGCGCTCATTGATTGGGAGACTTGCGAGCGAATCGTAAAGGAGGCGCGCCGCATCAACCCGCACGCGATCTTTATCGCTGAGGCATGGGGCGGAGGAAAGTACGAACTTGCCGGTTTTTCCGACCGTGGCTGGGCCTCATGGAACGACCAGATACGCAACGGCGTAAAGGGGCAAAACCCCTACGATGGCCTCGGCTTCATCTTTGGCAAGTGGCAGGGCGGGAACAACCTGCGCAGCATGCAAAACTATGTGCTTGGCACTCTGCGCTCTGAAGGGGGACTCTTTCTTGATCCCGCTCACTCGGTCAACTATTTGGAGTCCCATGACGACCACACCTTTGGCGATTTTGTCCGGATTGGCAACGGAGATATCCGCGATGAGGACGTGGTTCTGGACGTGGATGCCCACGTGAGGTTGACCGAGAGGCAGATGCGGTTGAACAAGTTGGGGGCACTGTTCCTCTTCACAGCACAAGGGCCGGTGATGATCGCCGAGGGCCAGGAGTTTGCGCGCAGCAAGGTCATCGCTCAGTGCAACGTGCCGGATGTACGCTGTGGTACCATTGACCACAACAGCTACAACAAGGACGATGAGACGAACTACCTTAACTACCGGCATGCCGAGATTAACCGGGAGCTGGTGGACTACTACCGCGGCCTCATCGCGCTGCGCAAGAGCCACCTTTCTTTTCGGCGGGCGAACAAGGAGCACATTCATTTCTTCCCGGGACCTTTAGTCTTCTCCTTCGGCTTCACGATCGATGGGTGCCGGCTGGGGGACAGCCACGATTTCGCCGTCCTGCTCAATGCTGATCCTCAGCAAGAAGCGACCATGGGGCTTCCTGATGGGCAGTGGGAGGTGGTAGTGGATGACCGGCGCGCGGGTGTAGAACCACTCGCTGGACCTGTGCATGGGCAGGTGCGTGTCCCTCCCACCTCGGGCATGGTCCTCAGGCGAGTGGTGGCGCAATGA
- a CDS encoding electron transfer flavoprotein subunit alpha/FixB family protein: MGQEILVWAEVKDGTLRRASLEAVGAACQVASRTGDSVAAALIGNVDPQVLTRLGQAGVRRVYRVQGPEFAHFEACRYAEALQAVTQHSAPSLILMAATALGRDLSARLAAKLRAPLATDSIAVEMDATGVTVTRPVYAGKLRATVRLTAPPAPVVTLRPNVFSVPQPQDGRTAEVVEVSCEPSPVAHKVTVQETTYSTGEMPDVSEAEIVVSGGRGMKGPENFAILEELAKLLGGAVGASRSAVDAGWVDHQHQVGQTGKTISPNLYIACGISGATQHLAGMSSSKCIVAINKDPEANIFKVADYGVVGDLFEVVPIMTAEIKKLK, encoded by the coding sequence ATGGGACAGGAGATTCTGGTCTGGGCAGAGGTCAAAGACGGTACACTGCGCCGTGCTTCGCTAGAGGCAGTAGGAGCGGCCTGCCAGGTTGCTTCCAGGACAGGCGATTCCGTAGCAGCGGCGCTCATTGGCAACGTTGACCCGCAGGTGCTGACGCGCTTGGGCCAGGCAGGAGTCAGGCGCGTCTACCGGGTCCAGGGACCAGAGTTCGCGCACTTTGAGGCGTGCCGTTACGCCGAAGCGCTCCAGGCAGTAACGCAGCACAGTGCTCCCTCACTCATTCTCATGGCGGCCACAGCGCTAGGCAGAGATCTTTCCGCAAGGCTTGCGGCAAAACTGCGCGCCCCCTTGGCTACCGATTCCATCGCGGTGGAAATGGATGCCACAGGAGTGACCGTAACCAGGCCTGTGTATGCCGGCAAACTGCGCGCAACCGTCAGGCTCACTGCTCCACCGGCGCCTGTCGTCACGCTCCGCCCCAATGTTTTCTCCGTACCACAGCCGCAGGACGGAAGGACCGCGGAAGTCGTAGAGGTGAGCTGTGAGCCAAGTCCCGTGGCGCACAAGGTCACAGTGCAGGAGACCACTTACTCCACAGGTGAAATGCCCGATGTATCGGAGGCGGAGATCGTGGTCTCCGGCGGCCGGGGCATGAAAGGTCCCGAAAACTTTGCCATATTGGAGGAACTGGCCAAACTGCTGGGTGGCGCAGTAGGAGCTTCCCGTTCGGCCGTGGACGCGGGATGGGTGGATCACCAGCACCAGGTGGGGCAAACCGGCAAGACCATCTCGCCCAATCTCTACATCGCGTGCGGCATCTCGGGAGCCACCCAACACCTTGCGGGGATGTCAAGCTCCAAGTGCATCGTGGCGATCAACAAGGACCCAGAGGCCAACATTTTCAAGGTCGCCGACTATGGCGTGGTGGGCGACCTTTTCGAAGTTGTGCCCATAATGACCGCGGAAATCAAAAAGCTCAAATAG
- a CDS encoding NAD(P)H-hydrate dehydratase codes for MRPVLTARQMAACDRQAIEQYGIPGVVLMENAGRGVVRVAEQLLGTTCGKRVAIFCGKGNNGGDGFVAARHLVNGGAEVRVLLVGRRAEVKGDAATNLRVLTNMGLVVEEVSKAEHVPDLGGMDLIVDALLGTGLQGPVQGFMEHVIDTVNATRAPIVAVDVPSGINADDGSVQGAAIRATATATMAALKRGLLFSPAREHAGRVSVIDIGMPAQLLAGGNVDTWQVTGCDVATMLPKRAPNAYKNLCGVALVVAGSTGMTGAAVLSAETVLRAGAGLAYLAIPSSLNAIVEEKATEVISKPVPETQPGYLGRAAAEQVKKLFAGVNAVAIGPGLGTEPETVEAVWEMVITCPHPLVVDADGLNALAKKTEILERRTGRVVLTPHPGELARLTGQTRESIIRDPVSTARTWAQRWGEVLVLKGAPTVIAVPSGTVYINSTGNAGMATAGSGDVLTGLITGLLAQGLAPEQAAVAGVYLHGLAGDLARDELGERGMIAGDIMRHVPAALRDTEGLLQ; via the coding sequence ATGCGACCCGTCCTTACAGCGCGCCAGATGGCCGCGTGTGATCGGCAGGCAATCGAGCAGTATGGCATACCCGGCGTGGTGCTGATGGAGAACGCAGGCCGTGGGGTAGTGCGTGTTGCTGAACAGCTCCTGGGAACGACATGCGGCAAGAGGGTGGCCATCTTTTGCGGCAAAGGCAACAACGGCGGCGACGGCTTTGTCGCGGCCAGGCACCTGGTCAACGGCGGCGCAGAGGTGCGCGTGCTCCTCGTGGGCAGACGGGCAGAGGTCAAGGGGGATGCTGCGACCAATCTCCGCGTCCTGACCAACATGGGGCTCGTTGTCGAAGAGGTTAGCAAGGCGGAGCACGTGCCTGACCTTGGTGGCATGGACCTCATTGTGGACGCCCTGCTCGGGACCGGGCTTCAAGGTCCTGTCCAGGGTTTCATGGAGCACGTTATCGACACAGTCAATGCCACGCGTGCTCCCATCGTGGCAGTTGATGTTCCATCTGGCATAAATGCAGATGACGGAAGCGTGCAAGGCGCTGCAATCCGTGCCACGGCCACCGCCACCATGGCTGCTTTGAAGCGCGGGCTGCTGTTTTCTCCGGCCCGGGAGCACGCGGGTCGGGTAAGTGTCATTGATATTGGCATGCCAGCCCAGCTCCTTGCTGGCGGCAACGTCGATACATGGCAAGTTACAGGCTGCGATGTGGCGACAATGCTGCCCAAGCGTGCTCCCAATGCCTACAAAAACCTGTGTGGCGTGGCTCTTGTGGTTGCCGGATCAACCGGCATGACGGGGGCAGCAGTTCTAAGTGCGGAAACCGTGCTCCGAGCGGGAGCAGGCCTGGCCTATCTTGCCATCCCTTCAAGCTTGAACGCCATTGTCGAAGAGAAAGCGACCGAGGTAATAAGCAAGCCAGTCCCTGAAACGCAGCCTGGGTATTTGGGACGCGCGGCTGCGGAGCAGGTGAAGAAGCTTTTTGCGGGGGTCAACGCGGTGGCCATTGGTCCCGGCCTGGGCACGGAGCCAGAAACGGTGGAGGCGGTGTGGGAAATGGTGATCACCTGCCCGCATCCGTTGGTGGTAGACGCCGACGGACTGAATGCGCTGGCGAAAAAAACGGAAATACTAGAGCGGAGAACCGGTCGCGTGGTGCTGACCCCACATCCGGGCGAGCTGGCGCGACTCACAGGCCAGACCAGGGAAAGTATCATCCGCGACCCGGTAAGCACTGCGCGTACATGGGCGCAGCGCTGGGGCGAGGTCTTGGTGCTGAAGGGCGCGCCCACAGTGATAGCGGTTCCCTCGGGGACTGTGTACATCAATTCAACTGGGAACGCGGGGATGGCGACGGCAGGCTCCGGGGACGTCCTCACGGGACTCATCACTGGCCTCTTGGCCCAAGGGCTAGCCCCTGAGCAGGCGGCAGTGGCAGGGGTGTACCTGCATGGCTTGGCTGGTGACCTGGCGAGGGATGAGCTCGGGGAGCGGGGGATGATCGCTGGCGACATCATGCGTCATGTGCCGGCAGCCCTCCGAGACACAGAGGGCTTACTTCAGTGA
- a CDS encoding UDP-N-acetylmuramoyl-L-alanyl-D-glutamate--2,6-diaminopimelate ligase has product MHVRELFSVLPEAQSLASLPDIEVPALVYDPLRVVPGAVFVAINIYTQLDKVEIPDGHERIDQAVAKGAAVVVLEKDRPVPPPATKVLVRDSRAALALLANKFYGYPSRQLKLIGVTGTNGKTTTTHVVESILQQRVRVGLIGTLYYKVNGVIHHSKDTTPEPPDLHAIFRQMVTERVDYCVFEVSSHGIDFHRVDGCQFDVAVFTNLTQDHLDYHGTLENYRRTKMRLFEWLAPDKHAVVNRDDPSADYFIGATKAKVLTYGVASPADFVAEDIRLSVRGTEYTLRTRAGVVPVRMRLLGMFNVYNALAAAAAAYSQGFDLDAIRQGLEAPIRVAGRFELIERGQNFTVVVDYAHTPDGMKNVLALARSLNPRRVLTLFGCGGDRDKEKRPIMGKIAGELSDLVIVTADNPRNEDPARIAAEIVAGIGQRPHQVILDRREAIAFALRQAGAGDIVLLLGKGHESTQTLRDRTIPFNDAQVAAELLDEMAV; this is encoded by the coding sequence ATGCACGTACGCGAGTTGTTTTCGGTATTGCCAGAAGCGCAAAGCCTCGCATCCCTTCCCGACATAGAGGTCCCAGCCCTCGTCTACGACCCTTTGCGTGTGGTGCCCGGAGCGGTGTTTGTGGCTATCAACATTTACACCCAGCTCGACAAGGTAGAGATTCCCGACGGGCATGAGAGGATAGACCAGGCAGTGGCCAAGGGTGCCGCGGTGGTCGTTCTGGAAAAAGATCGTCCCGTGCCCCCGCCAGCGACCAAGGTCCTGGTTCGCGATTCCCGTGCCGCCTTGGCTCTTTTGGCCAACAAGTTCTACGGCTACCCCTCGCGCCAGCTGAAGCTCATCGGCGTGACCGGTACCAATGGCAAGACCACTACGACCCACGTGGTGGAGAGCATCCTCCAGCAAAGGGTGAGGGTCGGACTAATCGGGACGCTCTACTACAAGGTCAATGGGGTCATCCACCATTCGAAAGACACCACGCCAGAGCCACCAGACCTGCACGCCATCTTCCGGCAGATGGTGACAGAGAGGGTGGACTACTGCGTGTTCGAGGTCTCTTCGCACGGCATTGACTTTCACAGGGTTGATGGCTGTCAGTTTGATGTAGCCGTCTTTACCAATTTGACCCAGGACCACCTGGACTACCACGGGACGCTTGAGAACTATCGCAGGACCAAGATGCGGTTGTTCGAGTGGTTGGCTCCGGACAAACATGCGGTGGTCAACCGCGACGACCCTTCGGCTGACTACTTCATCGGCGCCACAAAGGCAAAAGTGCTCACCTACGGCGTTGCCAGCCCGGCGGATTTCGTGGCGGAGGATATCCGTCTGTCAGTGCGCGGCACCGAATACACGTTGCGCACCCGGGCGGGTGTGGTCCCCGTGCGCATGCGCTTGCTGGGGATGTTCAATGTCTACAATGCGCTTGCTGCGGCCGCGGCCGCCTATAGTCAAGGATTCGACTTGGATGCCATCCGCCAGGGCTTGGAAGCTCCAATTCGCGTGGCCGGAAGATTCGAACTCATCGAGCGCGGCCAGAACTTTACCGTCGTGGTCGACTATGCGCACACCCCAGATGGGATGAAGAACGTCCTGGCCTTGGCGCGGTCCCTAAACCCTCGGCGCGTGCTCACCCTCTTTGGCTGTGGCGGTGACCGGGACAAAGAGAAGCGCCCAATCATGGGCAAGATTGCGGGGGAGCTGAGCGACTTGGTCATAGTGACTGCTGATAATCCGAGGAACGAGGACCCCGCGCGGATTGCGGCCGAGATAGTGGCAGGCATCGGGCAGAGGCCTCACCAGGTCATTCTGGACCGCCGCGAGGCCATCGCCTTCGCCCTGCGCCAGGCCGGTGCCGGCGACATTGTGCTCCTGTTGGGCAAAGGGCACGAATCCACGCAGACGTTGAGGGACCGTACGATCCCCTTCAACGACGCACAGGTAGCGGCAGAGCTGTTGGATGAGATGGCTGTCTGA
- the cobO gene encoding cob(I)yrinic acid a,c-diamide adenosyltransferase yields MAHRRLTRGYVQVYTGHGKGKTTAALGLVLRAAGHGLRSHVIQFMKGDIEYGEITAVRHLGGLVTITQMGRPTFVDKAHPDPEDIRLANEALQLAHTSVRSGEFDIVVLDEVNVALDYGLIPVAKVLELVATKPPHVELILTGRNAPQAIIDVADLVTEMHCIRHYYERGVAARRGIEF; encoded by the coding sequence GTGGCACACCGAAGACTCACGCGCGGCTACGTGCAGGTTTACACCGGCCACGGCAAAGGGAAAACAACTGCGGCCTTGGGCCTGGTACTGCGGGCAGCAGGTCACGGGTTGCGAAGCCACGTGATTCAGTTCATGAAGGGCGATATCGAGTACGGGGAGATCACCGCCGTTCGACATCTTGGTGGGCTGGTAACCATCACCCAAATGGGCAGGCCCACATTTGTGGACAAGGCTCACCCCGACCCGGAAGACATCCGCCTGGCGAACGAGGCGCTGCAGCTGGCCCATACTTCGGTGCGCAGCGGTGAGTTCGACATTGTGGTCCTCGATGAGGTAAACGTCGCCCTCGATTACGGCCTGATCCCTGTGGCTAAGGTCCTGGAGCTCGTCGCCACTAAACCTCCTCACGTGGAACTCATACTGACCGGGCGGAATGCCCCCCAGGCCATCATCGATGTGGCGGATTTAGTTACCGAAATGCACTGCATCAGGCACTACTACGAACGCGGCGTGGCGGCGCGACGCGGCATCGAGTTTTGA